One genomic segment of Leishmania major strain Friedlin complete genome, chromosome 6 includes these proteins:
- a CDS encoding ATP-NAD kinase-like protein has translation MRRMQVALCTSGDPYHVPSLARVALFPLHLDPPTKQHRELFRLLLGAPDLAAGPSMPSSTASNLASPSSSISTAAKSAAAVAASSSPFPPQSPCVSPGFLSAAAAPSHAKAIQSGVTARGLNMFDCSTEGTMSTSLPPSPVAQTESGGEWQQGIHFASATAPTPSTDTASSSGISSVNDFDPISCGTSSPYWYMEAFATSLREDSQLAPFDYIILIPNTRYPVSLRQSTHLAALAVLAARGLARVHVDFTALEHPDESMPIVYELICRYPNSVLVHWLHDAYEVLNWSHFADFKSTVPMLLLQTQSYPPKALERQRPVGSVSRLTSRQYHSPMGQYMRSPEEADYYRRAQRFMKAASKYRRRNATPMPTATADGVDAERRYESASVVDLESDYFDNVPNVPSPRRKLDEDVPESGTEATSSSLQPEYAKVQARSPLLRGVDTTTRTASTASSSVSISTAGGRATGLKAGLPWRESSSVHGEPGVSYVNCAKGRWWNTPGGRGDDEVEVSRSYWSSTSSSWLGGGTASSAAPPEWMEEEGVTTADHARERHQRRRVRDASTAAAEVHEAGDVFETGDRSGENDQQSQKMDTVVSDDGFALMEDTPADEGVGVGVPRAGSKTNTERRQLSVTKSAADTASTATRAGTAPAVPTSPEGREAADEDTRKRFLTREIEEVRAELKRMLRPASAAAATAVSMITTGGVTTGAAAAAAGGNSPDGVAVAKSSPASGGRVSKTRASITARLAAHCAAGPFGAEDARHEEHYPARRRNRTVRQLIDELYPPRAYASVSAGTSANAASAATEAGVVGATFATDSSHFFSSPHPMLKPRAEPQSCAAAMPSDQHDGSSHSYESGDRNSSSCNAFMDLSAWLDAPMVEVHPITRSTGADVRQALWEQEIHPSFILTDCVQRYVEGHGLYRDPRKATAASLYGSVGVSGDYGNGARSGSGGGGGASGLGGSAGAAGQMGGPDAGFRDSAAAGVCGATSGVGGGMGSSAGGSIGIRRVVAPRDTATLSFPGLIPRLELHYDRNNLLAREQYEKLRIFQCQDGEEPDLIVPIGGDGYMMHCVRKNWRRFIPFYGVNAGHVGYLLNDRSTLEELFSSPLKLHFTTMLYCQAEKEGDTGERMLLSELAFNDAWVERSSGQTALIRILVNGQERIRRLRGDGVLVSTAAGSTAYSQALGASPVPVGAPLIQIVGSNVVSPAQWRPAHLDQEDQVEFEVIDSTKRPCRCYVDSVDAGNVTRLLVRSSRVAGVTLAFSKSCDLQHKLYQMQFPKTL, from the coding sequence ATGCGCCGAATGCAGGTGGCGCTGTGCACCAGCGGTGACCCGTATCACGTGCCGTCGCTTGCACGTGTCGCACTTTTCCCGCTGCATCTGGACCCGCCAACGAAGCAACATCGCGAGCTGTtccggctgctgctcggcgcgCCAGATCTCGCCGCTGGGCCGTCGATGCCCTCCTCTACAGCATCAAACCTCGCTTCGCCATCGTCGAGCATTTCTACTGCTGCCAagtcggcggcagcggtggccgcgtcgtcttctcccttccctccgcAGTCGCCTTGTGTTTCTCCCGGGTTCTtatccgccgccgcggctccTTCTCATGCGAAGGCGATCCAGTCCGGCGTCACTGCGCGGGGGCTGAACATGTTCGATTGCTCCACTGAGGGGACCATGAGTACGTCATTGCCACCGTCACCGGTGGCACAGACCGAGTCTGGTGGCGAATGGCAGCAGGGCATTCATTTCGCGAGTGCGACAGCACCAACGCCGTCGACCGACACCGCGTCGTCCTCTGGCATCTCCAGCGTCAACGACTTTGACCCCATCTCCTGCGGCACCTCGTCGCCGTACTGGTACATGGAGGCGTTCGCAACGAGCCTGCGCGAGGACAGTCAGCTGGCGCCCTTTGACTACATCATCCTTATCCCCAACACCCGATACCCTGTCAGCCTGCGTCAATCGACGCAcctcgcggcgctggcggtaCTTGCGGCGCGCGGCTTGGCCCGCGTGCACGTCGACTTCACCGCGCTGGAGCACCCAGACGAGTCGATGCCCATCGTATACGAGCTCATCTGCCGCTACCCCAACAGCGTGCTGGTCCACTGGCTGCATGACGCGTACGAGGTGCTCAACTGGAGCCACTTCGCCGACTTCAAGTCGACGGTGCCGATGCTGCTTCTGCAGACGCAGAGCTACCCACCGAAGGCGCTGGAGCGACAGCGGCCGGTGGGCAGCGTGTCGCGGCTCACGTCACGACAGTATCACTCGCCGATGGGCCAGTACATGCGCAGTCCGGAGGAGGCGGACTACTACCGGCGTGCACAGCGCTTTATGAAAGCTGCATCCAAGTACCGCCGACGCAACGCGACGCCCAtgccgacggcgacagcagaCGGCGTCGATGCGGAGAGGCGCTACGAGAGTGCCTCGGTGGTGGATCTGGAGTCGGACTACTTCGACAACGTTCCCAacgtgccgtcgccgcgacgTAAGCTCGACGAAGACGTGCCAGAGAGCGGCACCGAGGCGACCTCTTCGTCGCTACAGCCGGAGTACGCGAAGGTGCAGGCccgctcgccgctgctgcgcggcgtcgacaCCACGACGCGGACAGCCTCCACGGCCTCCAGCTCGGTCTCTATCTCCACCGCTGGAGGCCGCGCGACAGGCCTGAAAGCGGGACTCCCGTGGCGGGAGTCCTCGTCGGTGCACGGGGAGCCGGGGGTGAGCTACGTGAACTGCGCCAAGGGTCGCTGGTGGAACACGCctggcggccgcggcgatgacgaggtCGAGGTGAGCCGCTCGTACTGGAGCTCCACtagcagcagctggctcggcggcggcactgcaTCATCTGCGGCTCCGCCCGAGTggatggaggaggaaggggtgaCGACGGCGGACCACGCGCGGGAGaggcaccagcgccgccgcgtcagAGACGCTTctaccgccgctgccgaggtcCACGAAGCCGGTGACGTCTTCGAGACGGGCGACCGTTCCGGTGAGAATGATCAGCAGTCGCAGAAAATGGACACGGTGGTGTCTGACGACGGCTTTGCGCTCATGGAGGACACTCCGGCGGACGAGGGAGTCGGGGTCGGGGTCCCTCGAGCAGGCTCGAAAACGAACACAGAGAGGAGGCAGCTCTCTGTGACCAAGTCAGCGGCTGATACGGCGTCTACAGCCACGAGAGCAGGCACTGCGCCCGCCGTACCCACCTCGCCGGAGGGTCGCGAGGCCGCCGACGAAGACACGCGCAAGCGCTTTCTAACGCGCGAGATCGAGGAGGTGCGTGCGGAGCTGAAGCGCATGCTGAGGccggccagcgccgccgccgccaccgcggttTCCATGATCACCACGGGTGGCGTCACCAcgggtgctgccgcggctgctgcaggcggGAACTCCCCTGACGGGGTCGCAGTGGCGAAGTCGAGCCCAGCATCGGGCGGCCGGGTATCGAAGACGCGCGCCAGCATCACGGCTCGTCTTGCCGCCCACTGCGCTGCCGGTCCTTTCGGCGCCGAGGATGCTCGCCACGAAGAACACTACCCGGCGCGACGCCGCAACCGCACCGTGCGCCAGCTGATCGACGAGCTCTACCCGCCGCGCGCGTATGCCTCCGTGAGCGCTGGGACTAGCGCGAACGCCGCGTCCGCGGCCACAGAAGCCGGCGTGGTGGGCGCCACATTCGCCACGGACTCATCGCACTTCTTTTCGTCGCCGCATCCGATGCTGAAGCCCAGGGCAGAGCCGCAGTCCTGTGCGGCTGCGATGCCGTCCGACCAacacgacggcagcagccacagctaCGAGAGCGGCGACCGCAAtagcagcagctgcaacgCGTTCATGGACCTCAGCGCGTGGTTGGACGCGCCAATGGTGGAGGTCCACCCCATCACGCGGAGCACCGGCGCGGATGTGCGACAGGCGCTTTGGGAGCAGGAGATCCACCCCTCTTTCATCTTAACTGATTGCGTGCAGCGGTACGTTGAGGGGCATGGCCTCTACCGCGACCCCCGTAAGGCAACAGCCGCCTCTCTctacggcagcgtcggcgtcagcggcgactacggcaacggcgcccgcagcggcagcggtggcggtggcggcgcctccggactgggcggcagcgccggggCGGCGGGACAGATGGGTGGCCCCGATGCCGGGTTCCGCGactcggcggcggccggcgtgtgtggtgCTACCagtggcgtcggcggtggcatgggcagcagcgccggtggcagTATTGGCATCCGCCGTGTCGTTGCCCCACGCGACACGGCCACTCTCTCCTTTCCTGGGCTCATCCCTCGTCTGGAACTCCACTACGATCGCAACAACCTCCTTGCACGGGAGCAGTACGAGAAGCTGCGCATCTTCCAGTGTCAGGACGGCGAGGAGCCGGACCTGATTGTGCCTATCGGCGGCGATGGGTACATGATGCACTGCGTCCGCAAGAACTGGCGACGCTTCATCCCCTTCTACGGTGTCAACGCCGGCCACGTCGGCTACTTGCTGAACGACCGCTCGACCTTGGAGGAGCTTTTTTCCTCGCCGCTGAAGCTGCACTTCACGACAATGCTATACTGCcaggcggagaaggagggcgacACGGGCGAGCGGATGTTGCTGTCGGAGCTGGCGTTCAACGATGCCTGGGTGGAGCGGTCGAGCGGGCAGACGGCGCTGATCCGCATCCTCGTCAACGGGCAGGAGCGCAttcggcggctgcgtggTGATGGCGTGCTTGTCTCCACGGCCGCCGGGAGCACGGCCTACAGCCAGGCCCTGGGCGCGTCCCCTGTGCCGGTGGGCGCACCGCTCATCCAAATCGTCGGAAGCAACGTTGTGTCGCCCGCGCAGTGGCGACCGGCGCATCTCGATCAGGAGGACCAGGTGGAGTTCGAGGTCATCGACAGCACAAAGaggccgtgccgctgctacGTCGACTCCGTCGATGCTGGTAACGTAACGCGCTTGCTCGTCCGGTCCAGCCGAGTCGCCGGCGTGACCCTCGCCTTCTCGAAGAGCTGCGATCTGCAGCACAAGTTGTACCAGATGCAGTTCCCCAAGACGCTGTGA